The Gemmatimonas aurantiaca genomic sequence TGGGGTTCGATGGTGCGACGGTGAAATCGCGCTGGGATCGAGCCTCGATGGAATTCACGGCCTATGCCGGGTGGGGATTGGCCCAGGCGTCGGCGCTCGGCGTGACGAATCCGTTGCTCAACCCGCTGGACGAATGGCGTCCGCGCGACCGGCAGACGGTGGCCGGTGCCGAAGTGCAGTACCGTGGAGAGCGCATCGACGTCCGCACCGAATATCGCCGCGAAATCGATCCGCGCGATCACTACTTCGTCTCCGAACGCGCGACGGTGTCGTTGGGCGCGCGCCTGGCCAACCTGCGCCTGATCGGTGGCGCCGACCTCGACCTGCTCGACAACAGCCCGGGCAGCGCCGACCTCACCGCGACGTACATGCAGCCCCGGTTCTCGGTGTCCGCTGGCGTTCGTCGTTATCAGCCGTACTTCAACCTCTGGACACTGTGGGGCGCATTCAATCCGGTCGCGTACCACGCGGTCAATGCCACGGCCGAACTGCGACCACGGTCATGGCTGACGGTGCATGCCAGCGGTGAACTGTATGCGTACGAGGACGCCGAAATTTCCACGGGTGTGGTGCCGGATCTCACGAATCGCGGACGACGCCTGTCGTCCGGTGCCACCGTCACCATCGGCAACGCGGTGACGATCGATGGCCATTACGACCTGGAGCGTGGCCCGGGCGCGGCGGGACAATACGGCGATATCGCCGTGAGCTACGCCCCATCCGATCAGTACGCGTTGAGCGTGTACGGTGGCACCATGGCCCGTCCGCTCGAGCTGCGATACTTCGATGCGACAGCACGCTGGATCGGTACGCGCGCGGACTGGCGGCTCTCCTCGCATCACCGGATGTGGGGCGACCTGGCATTCATGCGGGATGCGCGCGATCGGCCGGATGCCGCGGCGACAAGCCTTGCCCAGGTCCGCGCACGGGCGGGCGTGAGCGTGACATTCGGATCGCGCGCCGATCGTCTCGCGCTTCCCAAAGCGCGGCGGATGACACCATGACAACCGCCCGGATTGCGACGGCCGCTGTGATTGCGGCACTGCTGGTGGGCGCCGCGACCTATGGTCTGGCGCAGCGCGCCCAGCCGCAGGCGACGTTCCCCCATGAACGACATGCGTCGTTGTTCACCTCGTGCGCAACGTGTCACGGCGATGTGCAGCGCAGCGGAGCACCCGTCTTCCCCGCGGCCGCGCGCTGCGCCGGTTGCCACGACGGCGAGGTTCGCCCCCGTGTGCAATGGCAAGCCCGGACCAAGGTCAACATCAACAGCCTCCGGTTCACACACGCCCGGCATGACACGGCGATGACGGCCAAGCGGCCCGCGGACAGCCTGGCGATGAACAACTGCGCTTCATGCCACGTCCGAACCGGTGACAACCGTCTGGCCGTTCGCTACGCGGTGGTGAATCAGTGTCTCTCCTGCCACGGACTTCAGGGTTCGCACTTCGATGTGGACCGCAACGCCTGCGCCACCTGTCATGTTCCGCTCACGCAGGCTCCCAGGCTGACCCGCGATGTGATCGCGAAGTTTCCGAAACCGGCCTCGCACGATGCGCCCGGCTTCGTGCTGGGCGGTCACGGGGCGATCGCAAAGGTGACCCGCGGCGGCACGTCTCCGGTTGCCGCGAACTGCGCCACCTGTCATGCCCGCAATCTCTGTCTCGCCTGTCATGTCGACGCACCGGATGTCCCGGCGATTCAGGCATTGGCGCTGGATGAACGGCCCCCGGCGTTCACGCGCGACCAGCCGGTGCCGGTGAGCCACGCGACGAACACGTTCCTGCGCGCACACGGAGCGGAGGCGCGGAAAGCCACGGCACGCTGCGCCACCTGTCACGCACGATCGAGCTGTCTCACCTGCCACATCGGCAATGCGCCCGCAACCATCAGCCGTCTGCCGGCCGCGGCTGCAGGTCGCGCGGCCGGTGCCCACGTGGAACGCACGCCGCCCCCCTCACACACCGAGCGATTCCGCACGGCGCATGGCCGAGAAGCGGACGCGCGTCCTCGCAGTTGCGAAACGTGTCATGAGCGGACGACCTGCCTCACCTGTCATCGTCCCGATGGGGCGCGGTCGTCGGCATATCATCCGACGGGCTTCCTCACGTCGCATCCGAATCAGGCGTATTCACGCACCGTGAGTTGCGCGCGCTGCCACAACACCCAGCAGTTCTGTCAGTCCTGCCACCAGCAGTCCGGGTTGACCGCGACCGCGCGGCTCGCGCGTCGGGGCTATCACGACGCATTCCGCGGCTTCAGCCTGGGCCATGGACAGGCCGCGCGACAGCACCTCGAGTCCTGTGCGTCGTGTCATGCCGAACGCGATTGCACCAGCTGCCACTCGGCGGTGGGTGGCGGCTACGGATTCAACCCGCACGGCGCGAACTTCAACGCGGCCCGTGCCCGCGCGAAGAATCCATCGGTGTGCATTGCCTGTCACGGCAGGGCCATCCCCACGCGGTGATGGCCGCCCGAAGGGCACGCTTCAGGACGCGTCGACCTCGGTGTCTGCCGTGTCCGTGTTGGCGACGACGGCATCGGGGCGGGTCCATTTGCGCACCGCCATGAACAGGGTGACGCCACCGATCGCCAGGAAGATCACCGGCACCCAATACACCACGAGATTGAGTCCCTCGGCGCGCGGTTCGAGGAGAATCCAGTCGCCATACTTCGCCAGGAAGTAGTCCATCACTTCCCGCTCGCTCTTCCCTTCGGCCAACTGTTCGCGCACCACCCCCTTCATCTGCACAGCCAGTTCGGCGGGAGACTCCTGAATGCTCTCGCCCTGGCACACCGGGCACCGCAGGCGCTGGGCGACGCCCCGCACCCGTCGATCGAGCACGGTATCGGCACCAGGAGGTGGCACGACCGGCTGCACGGCCAGCAGCACCAGCAGGGCCACTCGGGGAAGGATCATGGCGTGGCCACGGCGGCGAGGACGGAGTCGACCACTTTCATCAGTCCCTGTGCCGTGACCGGCCCGATGAACTTGTGAGCCACCTTTCCCTCGGGATCGATGACGAACGTTTCCGGCACACCATACAGGCCATAGTCGATAGCCGTGCGCGCGCCGGGATCGGCAACCGATGGATAGGGTTGCCCGCCCATGGTCCGGATCCACCGTACGCCGTTCGGCTCGGTGTCATTGTACAGCATGCCGAACACCTGTACGCCCTGCGACGCCCGTTCTGTTGCCACGAACGACAGATCGGCATGCTCGCCGCGGCACGCCAGGCACCACGATGCCCAGAAGTTGAGCACGACCACGCGTCCCCTGAGGTCGGTGAGTCGCACGGTGTCGCCGACCGGGCGACGCAACACCGCATCGTCACCGGACGCGAAGACGGCACGCTCCCAAAGCGGCGCACTCCTGCCGGGCAGCGGCGACGGAATCTGCCGCGGATCGCGGGTCATCCCGAACGCCAACAAGGCAATGAACGGGAGTCCGATCGCTCCCGTCACGGCAAGGGCGCGTTTCCAGTCCATGGCTAAGAGACCTCCGGTATGGCCGCTGTGGCGCGAATGTCCACGGCGATCGACGCACGCTCGGCACGACGCGTGGAACGCGCCGTGGGCCAGGCACTCACGGTCGCCGCAACCGCCATGACCAGGCCGCCGATCCAGATCCACGGCACGAACGGCTCGAGGATCACCTTGAGGGTCGCGGACTGTCCATCCGGCGTGAACGCCATCAGGTTCGCGTAGATGTCCCCCTGCACACGACTGCGTACCGCCGGCGTCGGCACTGGCTGCTCCTGGGAGTGGTAGAAGTTCATGCGCGGATCGATCAGTCCGATCACCGCGCCGTTCTTCAGAATCTCGAGATCGGCGCCGACGACCTGACGGTGGGACTCCTCTCGGCCCCACAGCGTCTTGAGGCGCACGGAAACCCCGTCGCCCACTTCCATGGTCTGCCCAGGCGCAAGCGTGGCCTCGCGTTCGACCCTGCCACTCGACGACGCGGCGATGGCGGCGGCGACCATGATGATGCCGAGATGCGCGAGGTAGCCGCCGTACCGGCGCTGGTTGGCCGCCACGAGCCGGCCGAGTGCGACGGGCACCGATTCCCCATGGGCCTTCCGCCGTGCCGCGATCCCGACCGCATATTCCCGCAGGTTGCTCACCGCCGCGTATGCCGAGAAGGCGAACGCGAGCACCGTGTACGCATCGCGCTTGCCGAACGCCACCGCGAGCAGGGCCACCCCCAGAGCGACCACGCCGGGGAGCAGCAGGGCGCGCTTCACCTGCGCATCCGTGGCCGCCTTCCACGGCAGGGCCGGGCCGACCCCCATGAGGAAGAGGAGTCCGACGCAGATCGGAATCGACATGCGATTGAAGAAGGGCGCGCCCACGGTGACCTTCGCTCCATTGATCGCTTCCGCGAGCAACGGATAGAGCGTCCCGAGAATCACCACCAGCGTGAAGCCGGTGAGCAGCAGATTGTTGAACAGGAACACCGTTTCGCGTGACGCCATGGCGTCGAGACGCCCTTCACTGCGCAGCCCCGCACTGTTGCCGGCGACGAGAATCAGGGAGACGAGCAGACAGCACGCGATGAACCCGAGGAAGTAGTACCCGATGGTGCCGGTGGTGAACGCATGCACCGAGGAAATGATGCCCGAGCGCGTGAGGAACGTTCCGAGGATCGTGAGCAGAAAACTGCCCACGATGAGATTCACGTTCCACAGCTTCAGCATCCCGCGCCGCTCCTGCACCATCACCGAATGCAGGAATGCGGTGCTGGTGAGCCAGGGCATGAACGAGGCATTCTCGACCGGATCCCAGGCCCAGTACCCGCCCCAGCCGAGCACTTCATACGACCACCACATCCCGGCGATGATCGCGAGCGACAGAAAGGCCCATGCACTCAGCGTCCACCGGTGCGTGAGCCTGATCCAGTCGTCCTTGTGCACCTCGCCGCTGAGCAGCGCGCCGACCGCGAACGCAAACGGCACCGTCAGCCCGACGTAGCCGAGGTACAGCAGCGGCGGATGCACCGCCATGAGGATGTGATTCTGCAGCAACGGATTCGGTCCCGGGCCATCGAGGGGCACGGGGGACACGGCATGCCATGGATTCGCGGGACCGACGAGCAGGAGATAGAAAAACGCGCCCACGCCGAGCAGGACGACCGCCGACCATGGCACCAGTGCGCCGGGGCGATGCCGATTCGTGTAGATCACCACGACGCTGTACATCGCCAGCACCCACCCCCAGAAGAGGATGGATCCTTCGAGCGCGCCCCACAGGGAGATCACCGTGAAGAGCAGCGGCGTCGCCCGACTGCCCACCTGCGCCACGTAGCCCACGCTGAAGTCGTGCGTCACCAGCGCGAGGATCATGGCGGCGGTGGACAGCGTCAGCAGCGCGCAATTCACGTACACCGACTGCAGGCCGCTCGTGATCCACGCGGGGCGTTGCTTTGTGATTCCCACCACGAGTGCGACCAGGCCGTACACCGAGATCGCCAGCGCGACCCAGACGGAGGCGAGCCCCACGATACGCGTCACATCAGCTCCGGATCAGCGATTTGTCGATACGTGCGGGATGGCCACCCTCTCCCTGCTCCGGCGCGCGGTATTCGTTCGAGTGCTTGACCATCAGGCTCTTCGAGTCGAACGTGCCGTTCGTGCCAAGCTTTCCTTCCACGACCACACCGATCCCCTCACGGAACATCTGCGGTGGCGCGCCAGAGGAGTACACGGCGATCTCCTTCGTGCCGTCCGTGACACGGAACGTGAGATGCAGCGTGGCCGCGTTCCACTGCACGGAGCCCGGAACCACCTGCCCGCCAAGACGCACGGGGCGTCCCACCACTCCGTCACCTTTCGCCATCAGTTCGGACGGGGTGAGAAAATACACGAGATCGTTCTGCATCCCGCCGAAGGCGAGATACGCGAACGCGGCCACCAGCACCACCACGGCGCCGATGATGATCGGGCGACGGGAGCGCCCCGTGTCCCCCGCGGGTATGCCCGTGGGCATCGTCGTGTCGTTCATGACCATTTACCGTGCTGAGGCGGTGTCCGCTGCGTGAGCGGCGCGCGCGATGCGCCAGAGGTACCAGGCATACCCCGCGAGCACGACCCAGGTGATCGTGTATGCCGCGACGATATAGGACCAGACGTCCTGTGCCATGCCGTTCATGTCGTGCGCCTCCGCTGCAGGGCGGCGGCGTCCTGCGCCATCTCTCTCACGCGCTGCGCCACATGCGTGCGGTAGCGATGCGCAATGAACAGGATGAGCAGGAAGCTGAACGCGACGGCGTTGGTGCGCAGTCCCAGGGTATAGAAAGGATCGAGGGTTCCCGGTGACGACTGTGGTTGATGGAGTGTGCGCCACCACTTCACCGACATGTACACGATGGGGACGTTGAGCGCGCCCAGAATGCCGACGACCGCGCTCCAGCGTGCGCGCCGGTCCGGATCGTCGGTGAGGCCACGCAGGGCGAGATATCCCACGAACATCAGAAAGAGTACCGCCGTGGAGGTGAGTCGTGCATCCCACGTCCACCAGATCCCCCAAGTCGGGCGCCCCCAGATCGAGCCCAGTGCGAGCGTCAGTCCGGTGAACACCGCCCCCACTTCCGCCGCGGACGCCGCCTGTAGATCGGCGCGCTCGTTGCGCGTGACCAGATAGCGGATGCTCTGTGCGAACACCCAGAAGAACGCCAGAAACGCACTCCACGCCGCCGGCACGTGGACGTACATGATCTTCTGCAGGTGCCCCATGTCGCGATCGGGCGCGGACTGGCTCACGAAGTACGCCTGCGCCGCCATCGCGAAGAGCGGGGCGAACCAGGTGAGCGCCGTCAGCCAGCGCGCCGGTGCCGGCGTCACCAGGGGCGTGTGGCGGGCGATCCGCGCCGAGGGCTGCGGTACCGGTTCCCGTCTCGTCGATTCAGCCATGTCGCGTCATCCCTCCATCACGTACGGGAACGCCCAGGTGGCGCCCACGAGAAAGATCACATCGAAGGTCGCCAGCAGGCGAATCCATGTGCGGCTGTCTCCCATGACATCCCCGCCGAGCAGGGCAGCGGTCGCCTGGGTCGCCGAAAGCAGCAGCGGCACGAGCATCGGGAACAGCAGCAGCGGCAACAGCACTTCACGACTCCGGCTTCGGCTGGCCATGGCCGCGTAAAGCGTTCCGAGCGTCACGAAACCGACCGTTCCCAGCAGCAACACACCGAGGACTTCGGGCCACCGCTCGGGAAAACTCACATGATACAGCACGCCGGTGAGCGGCAGCGTGATCGCTTCCATCGACAGCACGAAGGCGAGATTCGCCAGCACCTTGCCGATGAAGATCGTCCATCGCTCGCCAGGATAGAGCAGCAGTTGTTCGAGCGCCCCGGATTCGAGTTCGATCTGGTAGGAACGATTGAAGGCGAGCACGCCGCTGAAGAGGATGGTCAGCCAGAGCACGCCGGCGGCGGCATTCCGGAGCCCCTCGGTGTCGGCACCGAGGGCGAATCCGAACAGCAGCAGAATCATCCCCGCCATGGCGACGATGGCGTTGAAGTTGGATTTCGTTCGCCGTTCGGCGGTGAGATCCTTCACGCACACCGCCATCACGCGCGTGGCATCCGCGCGCCAGCCGGCCTGCACGGGCGTGGTCACAGGCGTGGTCCTCGGAGAGTGGCCGCCGCGCGAAAGCCGCGCGCGGTGTCGATGGGCACGACGCTGGTGTCGTTCACGGGCGCATTCACGGAGGTGTTCACGTGGAGGCTCACGGCGTCGTTCTCCACATCGACGTCGCCGTCCATGAGCACGCCATCTTCCATGGTGAGGGTGCGGTCCGGCAACCCCTCGGCGCGTCCGATGTCGTGCGCGACCAGCAGCACCGTGCCGCCACGCGCACGCGTCTCCCGAATGAGATCGTTGACCAGGCCGGCCCCCTCGACGTCGAGCGAATTGTATGGCTCGTCGAGCAGCAGGATGGGCGCTTCACGCAGCAACAGGCGGGCGATCGACAGGCGGCGCTGCATCCCGCTGGACATGTTTCGCGCCAACTCGTGTTCTTCCCTGCCCAGGCCGACACGATCCAGAGCTCGACGAAGCTGCAGCGGATCGTGCGGCACCCCCAGCATGCGCGCGGCAAACACCAGATTCTCGATGGCCGTCAGGTCGCCGTACACGGCGGGCGTCGTGGACAGCAGCGCCACGAGTCCACGGACCGTCGAGGGTGACGCTGTCAGATCGACCCCCAGCACGGCGCCGCCACCACGTGTCGGACGAATGACCGTGGACGCCACGCGCAACAACGTGCTTTTTCCGCTCCCGTTGTGCCCGAGAAGGGCCAGGACCTCTCCCCGTGGCACGTCCATGGAAATGCCTCGCAAGGCCCAACGTCGGCCGAATCTGTGGGCGATTTCCCGGAGGGCGATGGCGTGCACGTCGTGAGGAAACAGAGGAGACGGTGAATACCGCGAATACCGTGAATACCGTGAATATGGCCTGAACGCAGGCTATGCTAGGAAGATCGCCCAATGACGTCCATCGGGGATGTCCGGACGACGGGGGGCATGATTGCCCGATCCCATATGGGGTTCCTTGTGTTAGATCGGGCACCATGACCAAGCTTCCCGCTTTCACGACCTGCCCGGCGTGCGGCGTCTCCGCCACGGGTCGTTTCTGCCAGCAGTGCGGTGCCGTCCTCGGCGGCGTACGCTGCCGCCACTGCGAGGCTCCGCTGTCCCCCGGTGCCCGATTCTGCAACGAATGTGGTGCCCCCGCAGGCGCCGGCACCTCCACCGCGCCCCGTGCGGACACCACGGGAAGATCGGGGATGTGGCTTCCCTGGACGATTGCCGGCGGACTCCTCGTGGCGGCGGTCGCCTGGTTCGCGATGCAAGCCTCCCGCGCCACGGATGGTCTGTCGGCCGCGCCGCTGGCGGGCGGTGTGTCCGCTCCCGGAGCCACGGACATCAGCCAGATGTCGCCCCGGGAACGGGCGAGTCGCCTGTACGACCGCATCATGCGGTACACCGAAGCCGGTCAGACCGACTCCGTGCAGTTCTTCGCCCCCATGGCCCTCGGCAGCTTCGAGGCGCTCGGTGCCGATCTCGATACCGATGCGCGCTACGACTACGGGCGCGTAGCGCAGGAAGTCGGCGATCTCGACCTCGCTGCGGCCCAGGCGGACACGATCCTGAAGGCGCAACCGACTCATCTGCTCGGTCTCGCCCTCGCGGCGCGCACGGCGACGCTGCAGGGCAAACGCAGTGAGGCCGCCGCCTACTGGCAGCGATTCACGGCGGCGAAGAATGCGGAGTTGCAGAAGGCGCTGCCGGAGTACCAGGCGCACCGGAGCGATATCGATCGGGCGGCGGAGTTGGCGAGGTAGAGCTGGGGGTTTTGGGGTTCGGGTTCACGGGTTCCGTGGTGAACCCACTACCCGACCCCCCGCAGCACGACCCCCTCCCTCCGCGCAATCCCCAGTGCGCCGGCCGCATTCCCCTCGCGCACCGCGATCTCCACGAAGCCGCTCGATCCGACCAGCGCGACGAGTTCGCCGGGCGCCGCATCGCCGTATGTGCGCACCAGCCGCGCAACGCGGCCGGCCACGTGCACCGCGCCGCTCGGCTCCCGCGTCATCAGGTTGGTGATGACGTTGCCGAAGCGGTCGATGGTCAGCACTTCCCCATGCAACGACCCGTCGGCTTCGCGTCGCGGCTGCGGGGTGCGTAGTCGCACCGGTGTGAAGAAGGGTTCACCCAGATCCGCCAGGGCCGCACCTTCGGCGAGTGCCGCAGCGGCCGGCGCAAACACATCGCGCCCATGAAACGTGGCCGCGGCGGCCGAGGGCACGGGCAACTGCACCACGCGTGCATCCAGCGCGAACAGGGCCGGCGACAACACGCCGTTGTCGGGCCCCACGAGGAAGCGACCCTCGCTCTCCACGGCGATGGCTGCGCGCTGG encodes the following:
- a CDS encoding SAM-dependent chlorinase/fluorinase, giving the protein MPAPAITLLTDFGTADGYVAEMKGVLCTLAPGVSLIDVTHDIAPQDITAARLVLARCWRRFPVGTVHLVVVDPGVGTQRAAIAVESEGRFLVGPDNGVLSPALFALDARVVQLPVPSAAAATFHGRDVFAPAAAALAEGAALADLGEPFFTPVRLRTPQPRREADGSLHGEVLTIDRFGNVITNLMTREPSGAVHVAGRVARLVRTYGDAAPGELVALVGSSGFVEIAVREGNAAGALGIARREGVVLRGVG
- a CDS encoding cytochrome c maturation protein CcmE — protein: MNDTTMPTGIPAGDTGRSRRPIIIGAVVVLVAAFAYLAFGGMQNDLVYFLTPSELMAKGDGVVGRPVRLGGQVVPGSVQWNAATLHLTFRVTDGTKEIAVYSSGAPPQMFREGIGVVVEGKLGTNGTFDSKSLMVKHSNEYRAPEQGEGGHPARIDKSLIRS
- a CDS encoding redoxin domain-containing protein codes for the protein MDWKRALAVTGAIGLPFIALLAFGMTRDPRQIPSPLPGRSAPLWERAVFASGDDAVLRRPVGDTVRLTDLRGRVVVLNFWASWCLACRGEHADLSFVATERASQGVQVFGMLYNDTEPNGVRWIRTMGGQPYPSVADPGARTAIDYGLYGVPETFVIDPEGKVAHKFIGPVTAQGLMKVVDSVLAAVATP
- a CDS encoding cytochrome c3 family protein — translated: MTTARIATAAVIAALLVGAATYGLAQRAQPQATFPHERHASLFTSCATCHGDVQRSGAPVFPAAARCAGCHDGEVRPRVQWQARTKVNINSLRFTHARHDTAMTAKRPADSLAMNNCASCHVRTGDNRLAVRYAVVNQCLSCHGLQGSHFDVDRNACATCHVPLTQAPRLTRDVIAKFPKPASHDAPGFVLGGHGAIAKVTRGGTSPVAANCATCHARNLCLACHVDAPDVPAIQALALDERPPAFTRDQPVPVSHATNTFLRAHGAEARKATARCATCHARSSCLTCHIGNAPATISRLPAAAAGRAAGAHVERTPPPSHTERFRTAHGREADARPRSCETCHERTTCLTCHRPDGARSSAYHPTGFLTSHPNQAYSRTVSCARCHNTQQFCQSCHQQSGLTATARLARRGYHDAFRGFSLGHGQAARQHLESCASCHAERDCTSCHSAVGGGYGFNPHGANFNAARARAKNPSVCIACHGRAIPTR
- a CDS encoding heme exporter protein CcmB, with translation MTTPVQAGWRADATRVMAVCVKDLTAERRTKSNFNAIVAMAGMILLLFGFALGADTEGLRNAAAGVLWLTILFSGVLAFNRSYQIELESGALEQLLLYPGERWTIFIGKVLANLAFVLSMEAITLPLTGVLYHVSFPERWPEVLGVLLLGTVGFVTLGTLYAAMASRSRSREVLLPLLLFPMLVPLLLSATQATAALLGGDVMGDSRTWIRLLATFDVIFLVGATWAFPYVMEG
- a CDS encoding heme lyase CcmF/NrfE family subunit, whose amino-acid sequence is MTRIVGLASVWVALAISVYGLVALVVGITKQRPAWITSGLQSVYVNCALLTLSTAAMILALVTHDFSVGYVAQVGSRATPLLFTVISLWGALEGSILFWGWVLAMYSVVVIYTNRHRPGALVPWSAVVLLGVGAFFYLLLVGPANPWHAVSPVPLDGPGPNPLLQNHILMAVHPPLLYLGYVGLTVPFAFAVGALLSGEVHKDDWIRLTHRWTLSAWAFLSLAIIAGMWWSYEVLGWGGYWAWDPVENASFMPWLTSTAFLHSVMVQERRGMLKLWNVNLIVGSFLLTILGTFLTRSGIISSVHAFTTGTIGYYFLGFIACCLLVSLILVAGNSAGLRSEGRLDAMASRETVFLFNNLLLTGFTLVVILGTLYPLLAEAINGAKVTVGAPFFNRMSIPICVGLLFLMGVGPALPWKAATDAQVKRALLLPGVVALGVALLAVAFGKRDAYTVLAFAFSAYAAVSNLREYAVGIAARRKAHGESVPVALGRLVAANQRRYGGYLAHLGIIMVAAAIAASSSGRVEREATLAPGQTMEVGDGVSVRLKTLWGREESHRQVVGADLEILKNGAVIGLIDPRMNFYHSQEQPVPTPAVRSRVQGDIYANLMAFTPDGQSATLKVILEPFVPWIWIGGLVMAVAATVSAWPTARSTRRAERASIAVDIRATAAIPEVS
- a CDS encoding cytochrome c-type biogenesis protein, whose amino-acid sequence is MILPRVALLVLLAVQPVVPPPGADTVLDRRVRGVAQRLRCPVCQGESIQESPAELAVQMKGVVREQLAEGKSEREVMDYFLAKYGDWILLEPRAEGLNLVVYWVPVIFLAIGGVTLFMAVRKWTRPDAVVANTDTADTEVDAS
- a CDS encoding ABC transporter ATP-binding protein, which gives rise to MHAIALREIAHRFGRRWALRGISMDVPRGEVLALLGHNGSGKSTLLRVASTVIRPTRGGGAVLGVDLTASPSTVRGLVALLSTTPAVYGDLTAIENLVFAARMLGVPHDPLQLRRALDRVGLGREEHELARNMSSGMQRRLSIARLLLREAPILLLDEPYNSLDVEGAGLVNDLIRETRARGGTVLLVAHDIGRAEGLPDRTLTMEDGVLMDGDVDVENDAVSLHVNTSVNAPVNDTSVVPIDTARGFRAAATLRGPRL
- a CDS encoding zinc ribbon domain-containing protein; translation: MTKLPAFTTCPACGVSATGRFCQQCGAVLGGVRCRHCEAPLSPGARFCNECGAPAGAGTSTAPRADTTGRSGMWLPWTIAGGLLVAAVAWFAMQASRATDGLSAAPLAGGVSAPGATDISQMSPRERASRLYDRIMRYTEAGQTDSVQFFAPMALGSFEALGADLDTDARYDYGRVAQEVGDLDLAAAQADTILKAQPTHLLGLALAARTATLQGKRSEAAAYWQRFTAAKNAELQKALPEYQAHRSDIDRAAELAR
- the ccsA gene encoding cytochrome c biogenesis protein CcsA — translated: MAESTRREPVPQPSARIARHTPLVTPAPARWLTALTWFAPLFAMAAQAYFVSQSAPDRDMGHLQKIMYVHVPAAWSAFLAFFWVFAQSIRYLVTRNERADLQAASAAEVGAVFTGLTLALGSIWGRPTWGIWWTWDARLTSTAVLFLMFVGYLALRGLTDDPDRRARWSAVVGILGALNVPIVYMSVKWWRTLHQPQSSPGTLDPFYTLGLRTNAVAFSFLLILFIAHRYRTHVAQRVREMAQDAAALQRRRTT